In the Topomyia yanbarensis strain Yona2022 chromosome 3, ASM3024719v1, whole genome shotgun sequence genome, one interval contains:
- the LOC131691658 gene encoding uroporphyrinogen decarboxylase isoform X2, with amino-acid sequence MVANKEFPPLKNDNLLRAARGEPVDRVPVWVMRQAGRYLPEFLEVRAKHEFFEICRTPELACEVTMQPLRRFDLDASIIFSDILVIPQALGITVEMKKGVGPVLPEPLVTPADLERLNQTGTIERLKYVGDAITMMRHLLDGKVPLIGFSGAPWTLMGYMIEGGGSKTMSKAKSWLTDYPEASKQLLNILTDQVIDYLLMQIKAGAQMLQVFESSAEYLSKEQYLTVCLPYLKRIRDDLHKKLADEGITPVPLTLFSKGAMHSLPEQAATGYDVIGLDWTIDPVEARELVGPNVTLQGNLDPQDLYKSPEELRELVLTMVRKFGKHRYIANLGHGITPQTPVESMTVLVKAVHDAL; translated from the exons ATGGTTGCTAACAAG GAATTTCCACCGCTGAAAAATGACAATTTGCTGCGTGCAGCCCGCGGAGAGCCTGTGGACCGCGTACCGGTTTGGGTAATGCGTCAAGCAGGACGGTATTTGCCGGAGTTTTTGGAAGTACGAGCCAAGCACGAGTTTTTCGAAATATGCCGGACCCCGGAGTTGGCATGCGAAGTGACCATGCAGCCTCTGCGACGGTTCGACCTCGATGCATCCATCATTTTCTCGGACATACTCGTTATTCCTCAAGCGCTGGGAATTACGGTTGAAATGAAAAAAGGAGTTGGTCCAGTGCTGCCCGAGCCACTGGTTACACCTGCTGATTTGGAACGGCTCAATCAGACGGGAACGATTGAAAGACTGAAGTATGTCGGCGATGCGATTACCATGATGCGGCATCTATTGGACGGGAAGGTGCCATTGATTGGATTTTCCGGTGCTCCTTGGACCCTTATGGGTTACATGATTGAAGGAGGTGGTAGTAAGACAATGTCAAAGGCTAAATCGTGGCTCACGGACTACCCCGAGGCATCCAAACAGCTGTTGAATATTCTAACTGATCAGGTGATCGACTATCTGCTGATGCAGATTAAAGCCGGAGCACAAATGTTACAAGTTTTTGAATCCAGCGCGGAGTATTTATCAAAAGAACAGTACCTGACGGTTTGTCTGCCTTATCTGAAACGAATTCGTGATGATTTACATAAGAAGCTTGCGGACGAAGGTATTACACCCGTTCCTTTAACATTATTCTCAAAGGGAGCTATGCACTCTCTGCCGGAACAGGCGGCAACTGGTTATGACGTTATTGGTCTCGACTGGACTATCGATCCAGTGGAAGCGCGAGAGCTAGTGGGACCGAATGTTACACTTCAGGGTAACTTGGATCCACAAGATTTGTACAAATCGCCGGAAGAGCTTCGCGAGTTAGTTTTGACTATGGTGCGAAAGTTTGGTAAGCATCGGTACATCGCTAATCTCGGTCACGGAATCACACCGCAGACGCCAGTTGAAAGCATGACTGTTCTGGTGAAAGCCGTTCATGATGCCCTGTGA
- the LOC131691658 gene encoding uroporphyrinogen decarboxylase isoform X1, whose translation MLLVLDRFSIVLGMFCTLLFLSLFLFFCTSSMSSLAVADKNPLTSLPNNSEFPPLKNDNLLRAARGEPVDRVPVWVMRQAGRYLPEFLEVRAKHEFFEICRTPELACEVTMQPLRRFDLDASIIFSDILVIPQALGITVEMKKGVGPVLPEPLVTPADLERLNQTGTIERLKYVGDAITMMRHLLDGKVPLIGFSGAPWTLMGYMIEGGGSKTMSKAKSWLTDYPEASKQLLNILTDQVIDYLLMQIKAGAQMLQVFESSAEYLSKEQYLTVCLPYLKRIRDDLHKKLADEGITPVPLTLFSKGAMHSLPEQAATGYDVIGLDWTIDPVEARELVGPNVTLQGNLDPQDLYKSPEELRELVLTMVRKFGKHRYIANLGHGITPQTPVESMTVLVKAVHDAL comes from the exons ATGTTACTGGTATTGGATCGCTTCTCTATCGTGCTTGGAATGTTTTGTACGCTATTGTTTCTGTCATTGTTCCTGTTTTTCTGTACTTCGTCAATGTCTAGTCTTGCGGTGGCTGATAAGAATCCACTAACCTCCTTGCCGAACAATAGT GAATTTCCACCGCTGAAAAATGACAATTTGCTGCGTGCAGCCCGCGGAGAGCCTGTGGACCGCGTACCGGTTTGGGTAATGCGTCAAGCAGGACGGTATTTGCCGGAGTTTTTGGAAGTACGAGCCAAGCACGAGTTTTTCGAAATATGCCGGACCCCGGAGTTGGCATGCGAAGTGACCATGCAGCCTCTGCGACGGTTCGACCTCGATGCATCCATCATTTTCTCGGACATACTCGTTATTCCTCAAGCGCTGGGAATTACGGTTGAAATGAAAAAAGGAGTTGGTCCAGTGCTGCCCGAGCCACTGGTTACACCTGCTGATTTGGAACGGCTCAATCAGACGGGAACGATTGAAAGACTGAAGTATGTCGGCGATGCGATTACCATGATGCGGCATCTATTGGACGGGAAGGTGCCATTGATTGGATTTTCCGGTGCTCCTTGGACCCTTATGGGTTACATGATTGAAGGAGGTGGTAGTAAGACAATGTCAAAGGCTAAATCGTGGCTCACGGACTACCCCGAGGCATCCAAACAGCTGTTGAATATTCTAACTGATCAGGTGATCGACTATCTGCTGATGCAGATTAAAGCCGGAGCACAAATGTTACAAGTTTTTGAATCCAGCGCGGAGTATTTATCAAAAGAACAGTACCTGACGGTTTGTCTGCCTTATCTGAAACGAATTCGTGATGATTTACATAAGAAGCTTGCGGACGAAGGTATTACACCCGTTCCTTTAACATTATTCTCAAAGGGAGCTATGCACTCTCTGCCGGAACAGGCGGCAACTGGTTATGACGTTATTGGTCTCGACTGGACTATCGATCCAGTGGAAGCGCGAGAGCTAGTGGGACCGAATGTTACACTTCAGGGTAACTTGGATCCACAAGATTTGTACAAATCGCCGGAAGAGCTTCGCGAGTTAGTTTTGACTATGGTGCGAAAGTTTGGTAAGCATCGGTACATCGCTAATCTCGGTCACGGAATCACACCGCAGACGCCAGTTGAAAGCATGACTGTTCTGGTGAAAGCCGTTCATGATGCCCTGTGA